AGGACTCATATCCATCTTTTTCTATCATTGCTCCGATAGTGACGATGGCATTGAGCCAGAATTGCACACAGCTACGCTAAGTTCAACAACTGTTTCCGATATTTCTACCAATTCGGTCACTGTTAATTCTTCCGTTATCAATAATGGAAATTCAACCATTCTTGAACATGGGTTTGTTTGGAGCACGGAAAGTAATCCAACCGTTGATGACAACGTGGTTACGGATTTCGAAGTAAATGGGGACACCTATACTGCGACAATAAAGGATTTAGATCCTAATACAGAATATTTTGTCAAAGCATTTGCAAAAAACAATGTTGGCATTTCTTATGGAGATGAAATTGGTTTTACTACAGACCATTTTATTTATGAAGGAGACATTCATCTTAAAACCCAAAGTGAGATTGATGATTTCGGGGAAATGGGATATACCTACATAAATGGGAATCTAGATATTGGAAGTTCAACTACCATCCTTTCATATCAACCGTCAATAAATTCTCTTGAAGGTCTATCAACCATTACCGCCATAAATGGTTTGTTAAGAATTTCATGGGTCAACAACCTGGTCAGTTTAAAGGGCCTTGAAAATATTAGTTCTTTAGGAGCACTATACTTGATCAGAGTTGATAAATTGAAAAATCTTGATGAGTTGTTAAATGTGACTTCCTTTGAGCATGAGAGCCTTATTTCATTTATAGGCATTAATGATAGTCTAACGAACATTGATGGCTTAAAAAATGTCACGAAAATTAATAGTAGACTGGAGATTTCCTCTAATAATAATCTAGAAAACATTGATGGTTTGATGGGTCTAACCTCAATAGGACAGGATTTGATTATTCAGGGCAACCCTAAGTTAGAAAATATTGATGGACTCGCCAATCTTGTTGATTTTGACCAAGACTTGAGTATTCGGGGTAACGTATCCCTTACAAATCTCGATGGCTTGTCCAAAATTACAACTGTCAATTTTTTACTTGTTAGTGACAACGAAAACTTGGATAACATTAATGGATTAAATAACATTAGCTCAGTTGGATTTGGGTGCACATTTTTGAGAAATACCTCATTAAAAGATTTTTGCGTCTTCCAATCCATTATATCCAACAGCAATGAATTTGAGTTCATAACTTCGGAAAATCTTTATAACCCAAGCAAACAAGATGTAATTGAAGGTAATTGTAGTCAGTAAAATGACATCTAAGAAACATTAGCAGCTCAATTGGAGCGGAAAAGAGAAGTATTCCGAGCGATATCGATAGCTTACAAAACAGAATAATGGAAATCAACAGCGAACTAAATACTGCAGGAAAAGAAATCAACCAAAAATGAAAAAGTCACTAGGTATCTTATTAATCGTATCCACGCTTGCGGTACACGCACAGGAAACGCTTCCAAAGGTTATCAGCGGTACCATTGAGCGTATCGGGAACTTTAAGTCAGACCATGTCACCGCAAGGACCATCGATATCTGGTTGCCGCAAGGATATTCCAAATCAAAAAAGTATGCTGTTCTATACATGCACGATGGACAAATGCTTTTTGACCCTGAAAGCACTTGGAACAAACAGGCATGGGATGTGGATGATGTCGCTTCCGGCTTATTCAAATCCAATAAGGTGAAGCCATTTATTGTAGTTGGCATTTGGAACGGAGGGATAACACGACATTCGGATTATTTCCCCCAAAAGCCTTTTGAATCATTGTCCAGGTCGGAAAAGGATACCGTAACGGCACAACTAAAAAGGGCCTCAATTCCCGTATCGGGAACCTTTGGCCCCCAATCGGACAACTATCTAAAATTCATGGTAACGGAATTAAAACCATATATCGATGCCAACTATTCGGTCTACACGGACAAGGACAATACCTATGTTGCGGGTAGCAGTATGGGGGGATTGATTTCCATGTATGCCATCTGCGAGTACCCCAAAGTATTTGGAGGCGCGGCTTGTCTGTCAACACATTGGGTCGGGACATTTGGCCTTGAAAATAATCCTGTGCCCGATGCATTCCTGAATTATCTAAAAGGCCATCTGCCCAATCCCAAAGCGCATAAAATTTACTTTGACTGTGGTGATGAAACCTTGGATAGGTTATACCCGGAAATCCAAAAGAAAGTCGATCAAGTGATGATTGAAAAAGGATACGAGCCTGTCCATTGGACCACCAAGTACTTCCCCGGTGAAGACCACAGTGAAAATGCCTGGAATAGAAGGTTGGCCATTCCTTTGGAGTTTTTGTTGCCAAAATAACTGTTGCCAACATGGCAAGGTCCTTTGCGGCTATCGCTTGTATGCTTTATCATCCCTTTCCATTCAAAAAAAATCAATAGATATGGGTACGTACAAACTCCCGGGGGCTTTGGTGCTTGTATTTTTTAAACGTGCGGTTAAAATGGCTCAAACTTTCAAACCCCGAACAAAAGGCGATTTCCTGTATGGGAATCTTGCGATGTGCCAATAAGTGACATGCATTTTCCACTCGGGTCTTATTTAAAAAAGTAATGAACGAATGTCCTGAATTCTGCTTGAACCACCTACAAAAAGACTGGGGCACCATATGGGTAAAATCCGCCATTTGCGCTACCGTCAGCTTTTGTTCCAGATGTTCTAAAATGTAGTTGTTCACCCTGGCAAACTTATCTATTCTGTGCTTTTGGTTGTGGTTGTACACATAGATTTCGGTAGCCAATAATGTTTTGTCCTTATGCAAGACCAACAAATTCAAAAGTTCCAACAAAGCT
The sequence above is a segment of the Muricauda sp. SCSIO 64092 genome. Coding sequences within it:
- a CDS encoding fibronectin type III domain-containing protein; translated protein: MNNPKSVLTLCKSQGILPFLIGLISIFFYHCSDSDDGIEPELHTATLSSTTVSDISTNSVTVNSSVINNGNSTILEHGFVWSTESNPTVDDNVVTDFEVNGDTYTATIKDLDPNTEYFVKAFAKNNVGISYGDEIGFTTDHFIYEGDIHLKTQSEIDDFGEMGYTYINGNLDIGSSTTILSYQPSINSLEGLSTITAINGLLRISWVNNLVSLKGLENISSLGALYLIRVDKLKNLDELLNVTSFEHESLISFIGINDSLTNIDGLKNVTKINSRLEISSNNNLENIDGLMGLTSIGQDLIIQGNPKLENIDGLANLVDFDQDLSIRGNVSLTNLDGLSKITTVNFLLVSDNENLDNINGLNNISSVGFGCTFLRNTSLKDFCVFQSIISNSNEFEFITSENLYNPSKQDVIEGNCSQ
- a CDS encoding alpha/beta hydrolase — protein: MKKSLGILLIVSTLAVHAQETLPKVISGTIERIGNFKSDHVTARTIDIWLPQGYSKSKKYAVLYMHDGQMLFDPESTWNKQAWDVDDVASGLFKSNKVKPFIVVGIWNGGITRHSDYFPQKPFESLSRSEKDTVTAQLKRASIPVSGTFGPQSDNYLKFMVTELKPYIDANYSVYTDKDNTYVAGSSMGGLISMYAICEYPKVFGGAACLSTHWVGTFGLENNPVPDAFLNYLKGHLPNPKAHKIYFDCGDETLDRLYPEIQKKVDQVMIEKGYEPVHWTTKYFPGEDHSENAWNRRLAIPLEFLLPK